The window CAGCCGACGCGGTAGATGAGCAGGCGAGCGGCTTCAAGCGCCACTTTCATGTCCGCGATGCGGTTCGCGACCGATTCGAACTTCGCGATCGGCTGTCCGAACTGCCGTCTCTGGCGCGCATATCGAATGCTGTCATCGAGCAAACGCTCCATGGCGCCGACGTGGGCGGCGAAGATGCAGGCGCGTTCCCATTCCATCGCCGAGTTGAAGACCGCCATGCCGCCGCCTTCGGGGCCCAGTCGCGCGGTCTCGGGCACGAACGCATCGGCGAAGATCACTTCGCCCATGGGTGAGGTCCGCAGTCCCATCTTGTGGATCGGATTGCCGAATGAGACTCCGGGTGTGTCGCGCGGTACCACGAACGCCGTCAGAGCCTTGCTCTTGCCTTCGCGCTCGAGGTAGGCGAATGCGATCGCGACGTCGGCGAGCGGCGCATTGGTACTGAAGGTCTTGGCGCCGCTCAGCCGATATCCGGCGTCCGCTGCTCCTGCGGTTCCCACCCGCACCGCGCGCGCGGTGAGCGAGAACACGTCGGAGCCGGCACCCGGTTCCGTGATGGCATGCGCACCGATCGCGGCGCCCGAGACCAGCTTCGGCAGCCACTCGCGCTTCTGCGCCTCGCTTCCGTAGGCGAGGATCGGCATCTGGCACGCCCACATCTGAGCGTTCAGGCTGAACGCGAGCCCGTTGTCC is drawn from Candidatus Eisenbacteria bacterium and contains these coding sequences:
- a CDS encoding acyl-CoA dehydrogenase; this translates as MDFGLTPEQHELVAATLAFAREELDRDVATLDSEDRFDRDAWMKCAAFGIQGLPIPTEYGGQGRDLLSTILAMEALGRGSRDNGLAFSLNAQMWACQMPILAYGSEAQKREWLPKLVSGAAIGAHAITEPGAGSDVFSLTARAVRVGTAGAADAGYRLSGAKTFSTNAPLADVAIAFAYLEREGKSKALTAFVVPRDTPGVSFGNPIHKMGLRTSPMGEVIFADAFVPETARLGPEGGGMAVFNSAMEWERACIFAAHVGAMERLLDDSIRYARQRRQFGQPIAKFESVANRIADMKVALEAARLLIYRVGWMHGQGKSTAMESAIAKLFVSEAHVRAALDALQLHGGYGYMREYPIEREVRDALSGTLYSGTSEMQRKIIARLLGL